The following are from one region of the Staphylococcus argenteus genome:
- a CDS encoding peptidylprolyl isomerase yields the protein MTNYPQLNKEVQQGEIKVVMHTNKGDMTFKLFPNIAPKTVENFVTHAKNGYYDGITFHRVINDFMIQGGDPTATGMGGESIYGGSFEDEFSLNAFNLYGALSMANSGPNTNGSQFFIVQMKEVPQNMLSQLADGGWPQPIVDAYGEKGGTPWLDQKHTVFGQLIDGESTLEDIANTKVGPQDKPLHDVVIESIDVEE from the coding sequence ATGACTAACTATCCACAGTTAAATAAAGAAGTACAACAAGGTGAAATCAAAGTTGTGATGCACACAAATAAAGGTGACATGACATTTAAACTCTTTCCAAATATTGCACCAAAGACAGTTGAAAATTTTGTGACGCATGCGAAAAATGGTTATTATGATGGTATAACTTTCCACCGTGTCATTAATGATTTTATGATTCAAGGTGGCGACCCAACTGCAACTGGTATGGGTGGAGAAAGTATTTATGGTGGTTCATTTGAAGATGAATTTTCATTAAATGCCTTTAATTTATATGGTGCTTTATCAATGGCAAATTCAGGTCCAAATACAAATGGTTCACAGTTTTTCATTGTACAAATGAAAGAAGTACCACAAAATATGTTAAGCCAACTTGCTGATGGTGGATGGCCACAACCAATTGTTGATGCATATGGTGAAAAAGGTGGTACGCCTTGGTTGGATCAAAAACATACAGTATTTGGGCAATTGATTGATGGAGAATCAACGCTTGAAGATATTGCAAATACAAAAGTGGGGCCACAAGATAAACCACTTCATGATGTTGTAATTGAATCAATCGATGTTGAAGAATAA
- a CDS encoding argininosuccinate synthase, producing MKEKIVLAYSGGLDTSVAVQWLIDKGYDVVACCLDVGEGKDLDIVYKKALDMGAVECHIIDATKEFSDEYVSYAIKGNLMYENAYPLVSALSRPLIAKKLVEIAEKTNSVGIAHGCTGKGNDQVRFEVAIKALNPSLKASAPVREWAWSREEEIDYAIKHNIPVSINHDSPYSIDQNLWGRANECGILEDPYAAPPEDAFDLTNALEETPDTADEIILTFEKGIPVQIDGKPYQLDDLILTLNALAGKHGIGRIDHVENRLVGIKSREIYEAPAAEVILKAHKALETITLTKDVAHFKPIIEKQFAEQLYNGLWFSPLTDSLKLFIDSTQQYVSGDVRIKLFKGNAIVNGRKSPYTLYDEKLATYTKEDAFNQDAAVGFIDIYGLPTQVNAMLHGGYSNEQ from the coding sequence ATGAAAGAGAAAATTGTTTTAGCATATTCAGGAGGACTAGATACAAGTGTCGCCGTTCAATGGCTCATCGACAAAGGTTACGATGTAGTTGCGTGTTGCCTAGATGTTGGTGAAGGTAAAGATTTAGATATCGTGTATAAAAAAGCTTTAGATATGGGAGCTGTTGAATGTCATATTATTGATGCGACAAAAGAATTTAGTGACGAGTATGTAAGTTATGCAATCAAAGGAAATTTAATGTATGAAAATGCATATCCATTAGTTTCTGCTTTATCTAGACCGTTAATCGCTAAAAAATTAGTAGAAATTGCTGAGAAAACAAATTCAGTAGGTATTGCACATGGTTGTACTGGTAAAGGGAATGACCAAGTACGTTTTGAAGTTGCAATCAAAGCTTTAAATCCATCATTGAAAGCATCCGCACCTGTACGTGAGTGGGCATGGAGTCGTGAAGAAGAAATTGATTATGCAATTAAACATAATATTCCGGTATCAATTAATCATGATTCACCTTATTCTATCGATCAAAATTTATGGGGTAGAGCGAATGAATGTGGTATTTTAGAAGATCCTTATGCTGCACCACCAGAGGATGCATTCGATCTAACAAATGCTTTAGAAGAAACACCAGATACTGCTGATGAAATCATTTTAACGTTTGAAAAAGGTATCCCTGTACAAATTGACGGCAAACCATATCAGTTAGATGATTTGATTTTAACGTTGAATGCATTAGCTGGTAAGCATGGTATCGGAAGAATTGACCATGTAGAAAATAGACTTGTAGGTATCAAATCAAGAGAAATTTATGAAGCACCTGCTGCAGAAGTTATTTTAAAAGCGCATAAAGCATTAGAAACTATTACGTTAACGAAAGATGTCGCACACTTTAAACCTATCATTGAGAAGCAATTTGCTGAACAACTATACAATGGACTTTGGTTCTCACCTTTAACTGATAGCTTAAAATTATTTATTGATAGTACGCAGCAATACGTAAGTGGTGATGTCAGAATTAAATTATTCAAAGGTAATGCCATCGTGAATGGTAGAAAATCACCTTATACATTGTATGATGAAAAATTAGCAACTTATACAAAAGAAGATGCATTTAATCAAGACGCTGCTGTTGGCTTTATCGATATCTATGGTTTACCTACTCAAGTAAATGCGATGCTACATGGAGGCTATAGCAATGAGCAATAA
- a CDS encoding NADH-dependent flavin oxidoreductase, with protein MKSKYEPLFDKVELPNGVVLKNRFVLAPLTHISSNDDGTISDVELPYIEKRSQDVGLSINAASNVSDVGKAFPGQPSIAHDSDIEGLKRLASVMKKNGAKALVQIHHGGAQALPELTPDGDVIAPSPISLKSFGQKQEHSAREMTNEEIEQAIKDFGDATRRAIEAGFDGVEIHGANHYLIHQFVSPYYNRRNDVWANQYKFPVAVIEEVLKAKEQYGNKDFIVGYRLSPEEAESPGITMEITEELVTTISQMPIDYIHVSMMDTHATTREGKYAGQERLPLIHKWINGQMPLIGIGSIFTADEALDAVENVGIELVAIGRELLLDYQFIEKIKDGREDEIINYFDPEREDNHHLTPNLWKQFNQGFYPLPQKDK; from the coding sequence ATGAAAAGTAAATATGAACCATTGTTTGATAAAGTAGAATTACCAAATGGCGTAGTGTTAAAAAATCGTTTCGTGTTAGCCCCTTTAACACATATTTCTTCAAATGATGACGGTACAATTTCAGATGTAGAACTTCCTTATATTGAAAAACGTTCACAAGACGTTGGCTTATCTATTAATGCAGCAAGTAATGTGAGTGATGTTGGAAAAGCATTTCCAGGACAGCCATCAATTGCACATGATAGTGATATTGAAGGACTTAAAAGATTAGCATCAGTAATGAAGAAAAATGGCGCTAAAGCACTCGTACAAATACATCATGGCGGTGCCCAAGCATTGCCTGAATTAACACCTGATGGAGACGTCATAGCACCAAGTCCAATTTCTTTAAAAAGTTTCGGTCAAAAACAAGAACATAGTGCTAGAGAAATGACGAATGAAGAGATTGAACAAGCAATCAAAGACTTTGGAGATGCTACACGACGAGCAATTGAAGCTGGATTTGATGGCGTTGAAATTCACGGTGCAAATCATTACTTAATTCATCAATTCGTATCTCCTTATTACAATAGAAGAAATGATGTCTGGGCTAACCAATATAAATTCCCAGTTGCTGTTATTGAAGAAGTGCTTAAAGCGAAAGAACAATATGGTAATAAAGACTTTATTGTAGGATATAGATTGTCTCCAGAAGAAGCGGAATCTCCAGGAATCACAATGGAAATTACTGAAGAATTAGTTACAACAATTAGCCAAATGCCCATCGACTATATTCATGTATCGATGATGGATACTCATGCAACGACACGAGAAGGTAAATATGCTGGCCAAGAACGCTTACCACTAATTCATAAATGGATAAATGGACAAATGCCTCTTATTGGCATTGGGTCTATTTTCACTGCTGATGAAGCTTTAGATGCAGTTGAAAATGTTGGCATAGAATTAGTAGCAATTGGTCGTGAATTACTTTTAGATTATCAATTTATTGAGAAAATTAAAGATGGACGCGAAGATGAAATTATAAATTATTTTGATCCAGAAAGAGAAGATAATCATCATTTGACACCTAATTTATGGAAACAATTTAATCAGGGATTTTACCCATTACCACAAAAAGATAAATAG
- a CDS encoding kinase-associated lipoprotein B — MKLYRFSHKTGSYGVTIVEENGDDVLVKVEQVIKHPKQGDLHNPTETEGVFFHERKALSHFEKRYAKRSQLREFNVEQLRYEDSLQQAITNLETKLKAQQTKHAEMSLASLARLKEDYSIQYKENFK, encoded by the coding sequence ATGAAGCTGTATCGATTTTCACACAAAACTGGAAGTTATGGTGTCACAATTGTTGAGGAAAATGGAGACGATGTTCTTGTTAAAGTTGAACAAGTTATTAAACATCCAAAACAAGGTGATTTGCATAATCCTACAGAAACTGAAGGTGTATTCTTCCATGAGCGTAAAGCACTAAGTCATTTCGAAAAACGCTATGCAAAACGATCACAACTAAGAGAATTTAATGTTGAACAATTACGTTATGAAGATTCGCTTCAACAAGCAATCACAAATTTAGAAACTAAATTAAAAGCGCAACAAACAAAACATGCTGAAATGTCATTAGCAAGTTTAGCACGTCTAAAAGAAGATTATTCCAT
- a CDS encoding glycerophosphodiester phosphodiesterase — MTNSSKSFTKFMAASAVFTMGFLSVPTAGAEQMNHIANKPQAIKWQTNLTNERLTTIAHRGASGYAPEHTFQSYDKSHNELKASYIEIDLQRTKDGHLVAMHDETVNRTTNGHGRVEDYTLDELKQLDAGSWFNKKYPKYAKASYKNAKVPTLDEILERYGPNANYYIETKSPEVYPGMEEQLLESLKKHHLLNNNKLKKGHVMIQSFSDASLKKIHKQNKHVPLVKLVDKGELQQFNEQRLKEIRSYAIGIGPDFTDLNEQNTHHLKDLGFLVHPYTVNEKADMQRLNEYGVDGVFTNFADKYKEVIK, encoded by the coding sequence ATGACAAACTCTTCGAAAAGCTTCACTAAATTTATGGCTGCTTCCGCTGTTTTTACTATGGGATTTTTATCAGTACCTACTGCTGGTGCTGAACAAATGAATCATATTGCAAACAAACCACAGGCAATAAAATGGCAAACCAACCTAACGAACGAACGTTTGACAACAATTGCACATCGTGGAGCTAGTGGCTATGCACCTGAACATACCTTCCAATCGTATGATAAGAGTCATAATGAATTAAAAGCTTCTTACATTGAAATTGACTTACAACGTACAAAGGATGGGCACTTAGTTGCCATGCATGATGAAACTGTTAATCGAACGACTAACGGTCATGGTAGAGTTGAGGACTATACACTTGATGAATTAAAACAATTAGATGCTGGTAGCTGGTTCAATAAAAAGTATCCGAAATATGCAAAGGCAAGTTATAAAAATGCCAAAGTGCCAACTTTAGATGAAATTTTAGAACGTTATGGTCCGAATGCAAATTACTATATTGAAACAAAATCACCTGAAGTATACCCTGGTATGGAAGAACAATTATTGGAGTCATTGAAAAAACATCACCTTTTAAATAATAATAAACTAAAAAAAGGACATGTCATGATCCAATCTTTTTCTGATGCAAGTCTGAAGAAAATTCATAAACAAAATAAGCACGTGCCACTTGTAAAGTTAGTTGATAAAGGTGAACTACAACAATTTAACGAACAGCGTTTGAAAGAAATACGTTCTTATGCTATTGGCATAGGTCCTGACTTTACTGATTTAAATGAACAAAATACACATCATTTAAAAGATTTAGGCTTTTTAGTACATCCATATACTGTAAACGAAAAAGCTGATATGCAACGATTAAATGAATATGGTGTCGATGGTGTATTTACAAATTTTGCTGATAAATATAAAGAAGTCATTAAGTAA
- a CDS encoding TVP38/TMEM64 family protein — MSFHQIEEWFEIFRQFGYLPGFILLYIRAIIPVFPLALYILINIKVYGSILGIIISWLGLIAGTFTVYLICKRLVNTEKMQHIKQRTAVQRLISFIDRQGLIPLFILLCFPFTPNTLINFVASLSHIRPKYYFIVLASSKLISTIILGYLGKEITTIFTHPLRGLLMLAILVVFWIVGKKLEQHFMGSKKE; from the coding sequence TTGTCATTTCATCAAATAGAAGAATGGTTTGAGATATTTCGACAGTTTGGCTATTTACCAGGATTTATTTTGCTATATATTAGAGCGATTATCCCAGTATTTCCACTAGCACTTTATATTTTAATTAATATTAAAGTCTATGGTTCTATTTTAGGCATAATAATTAGTTGGCTTGGGTTAATTGCTGGAACATTCACGGTCTATTTAATATGTAAACGATTAGTAAACACTGAAAAGATGCAGCATATTAAACAAAGAACTGCTGTCCAACGGTTAATTAGTTTTATTGATCGACAAGGATTAATACCATTATTTATTTTACTTTGTTTCCCTTTTACACCAAATACATTAATTAATTTTGTAGCGAGTTTGTCCCATATTAGACCTAAATATTATTTTATTGTTTTAGCATCATCTAAATTAATTTCGACTATTATTTTAGGTTATTTAGGAAAAGAAATTACTACAATCTTTACCCACCCTTTACGAGGATTACTAATGTTAGCCATATTAGTTGTATTTTGGATTGTTGGCAAAAAGCTAGAACAGCATTTTATGGGTTCAAAAAAGGAGTGA
- a CDS encoding Glu/Leu/Phe/Val family dehydrogenase, whose translation MTENNNLVTSTQGIIKEALHKLGFDEGMYDLIKEPLRMLQVRIPVRMDDGTVKTFTGYRAQHNDAVGPTKGGVRFHPDVDEEEVKALSMWMTLKCGIVNLPYGGGKGGIVCDPRQMSIHEVERLSRGYVRAISQFVGPNKDIPAPDVFTNSQIMAWMMDEYSALDKFNSPGFITGKPIVLGGSHGRDRSTALGVVIAIEQAAKRRNMQIEGAKVVIQGFGNAGSFLAKFLYDLGAKIVGISDAYGALHDPNGLDIDYLLDRRDSFGTVTNLFEETISNKELFELDCDILVPAAISNQITEDNAHDIKASIVVEAANGPTTPEATRILTERGILLVPDVLASAGGVTVSYFEWVQNNQGYYWSEEEVNEKLREKLEAAFDTIYELSQNRKIDMRLAAYIIGIKRTAEAARYRGWA comes from the coding sequence ATGACTGAGAACAATAATTTAGTAACTTCTACTCAAGGAATTATTAAAGAAGCATTGCATAAATTGGGATTTGACGAAGGTATGTATGATTTGATTAAAGAACCATTAAGAATGTTGCAAGTACGTATTCCAGTTCGTATGGATGATGGTACTGTTAAAACATTTACTGGTTACCGTGCACAACATAATGATGCAGTCGGACCAACAAAAGGTGGCGTACGTTTCCACCCTGACGTAGATGAAGAAGAAGTAAAAGCATTATCAATGTGGATGACATTGAAGTGCGGTATTGTAAACTTACCATACGGTGGTGGTAAAGGTGGCATCGTTTGTGATCCACGTCAAATGAGTATTCATGAAGTTGAACGCTTATCTCGAGGATATGTTAGAGCAATTTCACAATTCGTTGGTCCAAACAAAGATATTCCAGCACCAGACGTATTTACAAACTCACAAATTATGGCTTGGATGATGGACGAATATAGTGCATTAGATAAATTTAATTCTCCAGGTTTCATTACAGGTAAACCAATTGTTTTAGGTGGTTCTCACGGACGTGATAGATCTACAGCACTTGGTGTAGTTATTGCGATTGAACAGGCTGCAAAGCGTCGTAATATGCAAATTGAAGGTGCCAAAGTTGTCATTCAAGGTTTCGGTAATGCCGGAAGTTTCTTAGCTAAATTCTTATATGATTTAGGTGCAAAAATTGTAGGTATCTCTGATGCATACGGTGCATTACACGATCCAAACGGCTTAGACATAGATTATTTATTAGATCGTCGTGATAGTTTTGGTACAGTAACAAATCTATTTGAAGAAACAATATCAAATAAAGAATTGTTTGAATTAGATTGCGATATTTTAGTACCAGCAGCTATTTCAAACCAAATTACAGAAGATAACGCGCATGATATTAAAGCGAGTATCGTTGTTGAGGCAGCTAATGGTCCAACAACACCAGAAGCGACACGCATTTTAACGGAACGCGGTATATTATTAGTTCCTGATGTATTGGCGAGTGCTGGTGGTGTAACAGTTTCTTACTTCGAATGGGTACAAAATAACCAAGGTTATTATTGGTCAGAGGAAGAAGTTAACGAAAAATTACGTGAAAAACTAGAGGCTGCATTCGACACAATTTATGAATTGTCTCAAAATAGAAAAATTGATATGAGATTGGCAGCATATATTATAGGTATTAAGCGTACAGCAGAAGCGGCAAGATATCGTGGCTGGGCGTAA
- the ygs gene encoding S1 domain-containing post-transcriptional regulator Ygs, translating to MNNYKIGQHIKVRVTGIQPYGAFVETPNHTEGLIHISEIMDDYVHNLKKFLSEGQIVKAKILSIDDEGKLNLSLKDNDYFKNYERKKEKQSVLDEIRETEKYGFQTLKERLPIWIKQSKRSIRND from the coding sequence TTGAATAACTACAAAATTGGCCAACATATCAAGGTGCGTGTAACTGGTATTCAACCTTATGGTGCGTTTGTTGAGACCCCTAATCATACTGAAGGACTGATTCATATATCAGAAATTATGGATGACTACGTTCATAATTTGAAGAAATTTCTATCAGAAGGCCAAATTGTTAAAGCTAAAATTTTGTCTATAGATGATGAAGGAAAGCTCAATCTATCATTAAAAGATAATGATTACTTCAAAAATTATGAGCGTAAGAAGGAAAAACAATCAGTATTAGATGAAATCAGAGAAACAGAAAAATATGGGTTTCAAACACTTAAAGAACGCTTACCAATCTGGATTAAACAGTCAAAGCGATCAATTCGAAACGACTAA
- the argH gene encoding argininosuccinate lyase: protein MSNKAWGGRFEVQPEEWVDDFNASITFDQTLIDQDIEGSIAHATMLANQGIISQHDSEQIIKGLQSIQNDYHKDKIQFSASLEDIHLNIEHELIKRVGDAGGKLHTGRSRNDQVATDMHLYTKKQVQDIIALIKSLQGVIVDIASNNIDTIMPGYTHLQRAQPISFAHHIMTYFWMLQRDQQRFEDSLKRIDMNPLGAAALSGTTYPIDRHETTTLLNFGSLYENSLDAVSDRDYIIETLHNISLTMVHLSRFAEEIIFWSTDEAKFITLSDAFSTGSSIMPQKKNPDMAELIRGKVGRTTGHLMSMLMTLKGLPLAYNKDMQEDKEGLFDAVHTIKGSLRIFEGMIETMTINKDRLNQTVKEDFSNATELADYLVTKNIPFRTAHEIVGKIVLECIQQGHYLLDVPLETYQQHHSSIDADIYDYLQPENCLKRRQSYGSTGQDAVKQQIEVAKQLLKD, encoded by the coding sequence ATGAGCAATAAAGCATGGGGCGGTAGATTTGAAGTACAACCAGAAGAATGGGTTGATGACTTTAATGCTTCCATTACCTTCGACCAAACGCTCATAGATCAAGATATCGAAGGTAGCATTGCACATGCAACAATGCTTGCGAATCAAGGCATTATTAGCCAACATGACAGCGAACAGATTATCAAAGGATTACAGTCTATTCAAAATGATTATCATAAAGACAAAATTCAATTTAGTGCATCATTAGAAGACATTCATTTAAATATTGAACATGAATTAATTAAACGTGTTGGTGATGCTGGTGGTAAGTTGCATACTGGACGTAGTAGAAATGATCAAGTCGCAACAGACATGCACTTATACACTAAGAAACAAGTTCAGGATATCATTGCATTAATTAAGTCATTACAAGGTGTTATAGTCGACATCGCTTCTAATAATATCGACACAATTATGCCAGGTTACACGCATTTGCAACGTGCACAGCCGATTTCGTTCGCACATCATATTATGACTTATTTTTGGATGTTACAACGAGATCAACAACGTTTTGAAGATAGTTTAAAACGAATCGATATGAATCCTTTAGGTGCAGCAGCTTTAAGTGGTACCACATACCCTATCGATAGACATGAAACAACAACATTGTTGAACTTTGGCAGTCTATACGAAAACAGTTTAGATGCAGTCAGTGATAGAGACTATATTATTGAAACATTGCACAATATCTCTTTAACAATGGTTCACTTATCACGCTTTGCAGAAGAAATTATTTTCTGGTCTACAGATGAAGCTAAATTTATTACATTATCAGATGCTTTTTCTACTGGCTCATCAATTATGCCACAAAAGAAAAATCCTGATATGGCCGAATTAATCAGAGGTAAAGTTGGACGTACTACTGGACATTTAATGAGTATGCTTATGACTTTAAAAGGCTTACCTTTAGCATATAATAAAGATATGCAAGAAGATAAAGAAGGTTTATTTGATGCAGTTCATACCATAAAAGGTTCTTTACGTATCTTTGAAGGTATGATTGAAACAATGACGATTAATAAAGATCGATTAAATCAAACTGTTAAAGAAGATTTTTCAAACGCAACGGAACTTGCAGACTATTTAGTGACTAAAAATATTCCATTTAGAACTGCACATGAAATTGTTGGAAAAATCGTTTTAGAATGTATACAACAAGGTCATTATTTATTAGATGTACCATTAGAAACATACCAACAACATCATTCAAGTATTGATGCAGATATTTATGACTATTTACAGCCTGAAAATTGTTTAAAACGTCGTCAAAGCTACGGTTCAACTGGTCAAGATGCTGTAAAACAACAAATTGAGGTTGCCAAACAATTATTAAAAGATTAA
- a CDS encoding glucose-6-phosphate isomerase produces MTHIQLDFSKTLEFFGEHELKQQQEIVKSIHKTIHEGTGAGSDFLGWVDLPVDYDKEEFSRIVEASKRIKENSDVLVVIGIGGSYLGARAAIEMLTSSFRNSNEYPEIVFVGNHLSSTYTKELVDYLSDKDFSVNVISKSGTTTEPAVAFRLFKQLVEEKYGKEEAKKRIFATTDKEKGALKQLATNEGYETFIVPDDVGGRYSVLTAVGLLPIATAGINIEAMMIGAAKAREELSSDKLEENIAYQYATIRNILYAKGYTTEMLINYEPSMQYFNEWWKQLFGESEGKDFKGIYPSSANYTTDLHSLGQYVQEGRRFLFETVVKVNHPKYDITIESDSDDLDGLNYLAGKTIDDVNTKAFEGTLLAHTDGGVPNMVVNIPQLDEETFGYVVYFFELACAMSGYQLGVNPFNQPGVEAYKQNMFALLGKPGFEDLKKELEERL; encoded by the coding sequence ATGACTCATATTCAATTAGATTTTAGTAAAACTTTAGAATTTTTCGGTGAACACGAATTAAAACAACAACAAGAAATTGTAAAGTCAATTCACAAAACAATTCATGAAGGTACTGGTGCTGGAAGCGACTTCTTAGGCTGGGTTGATTTACCAGTTGATTACGATAAAGAAGAATTTTCAAGAATTGTTGAAGCATCAAAACGCATTAAAGAAAATTCTGATGTTTTAGTAGTCATCGGTATTGGTGGTTCATATTTAGGTGCACGTGCAGCAATCGAAATGTTAACGTCATCATTTAGAAACAGCAATGAATACCCTGAAATTGTATTTGTTGGTAATCACTTATCATCAACATACACTAAAGAATTAGTTGATTATTTATCAGATAAAGATTTCTCAGTTAACGTTATTTCTAAATCTGGTACAACAACAGAACCAGCAGTTGCATTTAGATTGTTCAAGCAATTAGTTGAAGAAAAATACGGTAAAGAAGAAGCGAAGAAACGTATTTTTGCAACGACAGATAAAGAAAAAGGTGCTTTAAAACAATTAGCTACAAATGAAGGCTATGAAACATTTATCGTACCTGATGATGTTGGTGGAAGATATTCTGTTTTAACAGCAGTAGGTTTATTACCAATAGCGACAGCTGGAATTAATATTGAAGCTATGATGATTGGTGCTGCAAAAGCACGTGAAGAATTATCTTCAGATAAATTAGAAGAAAATATTGCATATCAATATGCGACAATTCGAAACATTTTATACGCAAAAGGATATACAACAGAAATGTTGATCAATTATGAACCGTCTATGCAATACTTCAATGAATGGTGGAAACAATTATTTGGTGAATCTGAAGGTAAAGACTTCAAAGGTATTTATCCTTCAAGTGCCAATTACACAACTGACTTACATTCATTAGGTCAATATGTACAAGAAGGTCGTCGCTTCTTATTCGAAACTGTGGTCAAAGTAAATCATCCTAAGTATGATATTACAATTGAAAGCGACAGCGATGATTTAGATGGGTTAAATTATTTAGCAGGTAAAACAATTGACGATGTAAACACTAAAGCATTTGAAGGTACTTTATTAGCGCATACTGATGGTGGGGTTCCTAACATGGTAGTAAACATTCCACAATTGGATGAGGAAACTTTCGGTTACGTTGTATACTTCTTCGAATTAGCATGTGCTATGAGTGGATACCAATTAGGCGTGAATCCATTTAACCAACCAGGCGTAGAAGCGTATAAACAAAATATGTTCGCATTATTAGGTAAACCTGGATTTGAAGACTTGAAAAAAGAATTAGAAGAGCGTTTATAA
- a CDS encoding ornithine--oxo-acid transaminase, which translates to MTKSEKIIELTNHYGAHNYLPLPIVISEAEGVWVKDPEGNKYMDMLSAYSAVNQGHRHPKIIQALKDQADKVTLVSRAFHSDNLGEWYEKICKLAGKDKALPMNTGAEAVETALKAARRWAYDVKGIEPNKAEIIAFNGNFHGRTMAPVSLSSEAEYQRGYGPLLDGFRKVDFGDVEALKAAINENTAAILVEPIQGEAGINIPPEGYLKAIRELCDEHNVLFIADEIQAGLGRSGKLFATDWDNVKPDVYILGKALGGGVFPISVVLADKEVLDVFTPGSHGSTFGGNPLACAASIAALDVIVDEDLPGRSLELGEYFKEQLKQIEHPSIKEVRGRGLFIGVELNESARPYCEALKEAGLLCKETHDTVIRFAPPLIITKEELDLALEKIRHVFQ; encoded by the coding sequence ATGACTAAATCTGAAAAAATTATTGAGTTAACAAATCATTACGGGGCACATAATTATTTACCATTGCCAATTGTCATTTCAGAAGCTGAAGGGGTATGGGTTAAAGATCCTGAAGGCAATAAATATATGGATATGCTATCTGCATATTCTGCTGTTAACCAAGGTCATAGACATCCGAAAATTATTCAAGCATTAAAAGATCAAGCTGATAAAGTTACTTTAGTTTCACGTGCTTTTCACAGTGATAATTTAGGTGAATGGTACGAAAAAATTTGTAAATTAGCAGGTAAAGATAAAGCATTACCAATGAATACAGGCGCTGAAGCAGTAGAAACAGCTTTAAAAGCAGCACGTCGTTGGGCATATGATGTTAAGGGTATTGAACCAAATAAGGCAGAAATTATAGCATTTAATGGTAACTTCCATGGTCGTACGATGGCACCTGTGTCGTTATCTTCAGAAGCAGAATATCAACGTGGTTACGGTCCGTTATTAGATGGATTTAGAAAAGTAGATTTCGGTGATGTAGAAGCACTAAAAGCAGCGATAAATGAAAATACTGCAGCGATTTTAGTTGAACCAATTCAAGGTGAAGCAGGTATTAATATACCACCAGAAGGTTATTTAAAAGCAATAAGAGAATTATGTGATGAACATAATGTGTTATTTATTGCTGATGAAATCCAAGCAGGATTGGGACGTTCAGGAAAATTGTTTGCCACGGATTGGGACAATGTGAAACCAGATGTATACATTTTAGGTAAAGCTCTTGGCGGTGGAGTATTCCCAATATCAGTTGTATTAGCTGATAAAGAAGTATTAGATGTCTTTACTCCAGGTTCACATGGGTCTACATTTGGTGGTAATCCTCTTGCTTGTGCGGCATCTATTGCTGCATTGGATGTTATTGTCGATGAAGATTTACCAGGACGCTCATTAGAATTAGGTGAGTATTTTAAAGAACAATTAAAACAAATTGAACATCCTTCAATTAAAGAAGTTCGTGGACGTGGATTATTCATTGGTGTTGAACTGAATGAAAGTGCTAGACCTTACTGTGAAGCATTAAAAGAAGCAGGTTTATTATGTAAAGAGACACATGATACAGTTATTCGTTTTGCACCACCATTAATTATTACTAAAGAAGAATTGGACCTTGCACTTGAAAAAATTAGACATGTATTTCAATAA